Below is a window of Leifsonia sp. NPDC080035 DNA.
GCAGCTCGGAGAGGTCGCGGGCGAGGCGGTCGTCGTCCGCGTGCTCCTCGGCGTCCGCCTCGGCGCCCGCGTCCGCGGCGAGCACCAGCCGGGCGGCGTCCACCCGGTCGGTGAGGGCCGGGTCGGCCTCGCGCAGCACGATGGTGTCCGCGTCGACGGCGTCGAGCACTGCGGCGACCTCCGCGATCCCGCGGGTCGGCAGACCGAGGTCGCTCGACACCTGGGCGAGCGAGGGCCGAGGGCCGATCCAGAACTCGCCGATCTCGGGGTTGGCGTAGAACTCGTCGGAGTCGCGTCCCGCGCGCTCGCGGAAGTAGAGGGTCGCCTCGTGCCCGGCTGCCGTCGGCTCGAGCACGAGAACGCTGCCGGGCTCCGAGTCGGAGCCCCACCCGGTCAGGTGTGTGAACGCCGAGTGGGCGCGGAACGCGTAGTCGGTGTCGTTCGAGCGCTGCTTCAGCCGCCCGGCGGGGATGATCAGCCGTTTGCCGGGGAACAGCTCGGAGACGCGGGCGCGCCGGGCGGCGGCGAACGCGGCCTGCTCCCTGGCCTCGGGCAGCACGGCGGGACGGTCCGCCCAGCCGCTGCCGATGTACTGCTTGAAGGCCTCCGACCCGGGGGTGGTGGAGCGGTTGGCCGTGGCGCGCGGCGCCTCCTGCTCCGCGGGCGCGGGCGCTGTGGTGTTCTCGGACGACATGCCGACCATTCTTCCACTCCTAGGATGGAGTCCATGGCTGACGAGAGACGGTTCCGGGGCCCCGTCGACCTGCACACGCACTCGAGCGTGTCCGACGGCACCGAGACCCCCGCCGAGCTGGTGCGCGCCGCCGCGGCCGCCGGCCTCGGCACCGTCGCGATCACCGACCACGACTCCACCGCGGGCTGGCTGGACGCCGCGGCGACGGGCGCCCAGGTCGGCGTGACCGTGATCCCGGGCATGGAGCTCTCAACGCGGGTCGAGTTCGCCAGCGTGCACATGCTGGGCTACCTGTTCGACCCGGCGAACGAGGCGCTCGTGGCGGAGACCACGCGCATCCGCGACGGCCGGATGCGCCGCGCGGAGGACATGGTTCGCCGCATCGCGCAGGACTACGACATCACCTGGGACGATGTGCTCGCCCAGGCGACGGAGGGCGCGACCGTCGGCCGCCCGCACATCGCGGACGCCCTGGTCGCACGCGGCCTCGCCGAGGACCGCAGCGCCGCCTTCGCCGGCATCCTGCACTGGCGCAGCGGCTACTTCCAGCCGCACTACGCGCCGGAGCCGCTGACGGGTGTCCGGCTGATCCGGGAGGCGGGCGGTGTCCCCGTGCTCGCGCACCCCGCGACGGGGAGCCGCGGCAGCGTCATCCCCGAGAACCGGCTGCGCCGCCTCGTGGACGCCGGCCTGTTCGGGCTCGAGCTCGACCACCGCGAGAACCGCCAGGAGGGAGTGGCCCAGCTGCGCGCGTACGCCGCGCGCTACGGCCTCGCGATCACCGGTTCCAGCGACTACCACGGGGCCGGCAAGCCGAACCGGCTGGGGGAGAACACGACCGATCCCGCCGTCGTCGACCGGATGATCGAAGAAGCGACAGGCGCGGCGCCTTTCTACGCCTGAGCCCGATGTGCCCGTAGCCTGGTCGGCGGGGATCGGGAAGAGAGGTCACTGGTGAGACGGCGGTTCTTGACGTCCACGATCGCGGCCACGGGCCTCGTCGCCGCGATCGTCCTCGGCGGGGCGACCGCGCCCGCGAGCGCCGACACGTCCTATCCCTCCTGGGACGACGTGCAGAAGGCGAAGGCGAACACGGCGGCGGCCGCGGCCGAGGTCGACCGCATCAACGGGCTCCTCGCCGGGCTGCGCAGCGCCGCGGCGGCCGCGGGCGATCTCGCCGTCAAGCGGGCGGGGGAGTACGGCATCGCCGAGGCGAACCTCCAGAAGGCGACCCAGAAGTCGGAGAGCCTCGCCCAGCAGGCGTCGGCGGCCGACGCGAAGGCGGCCGACCTCCGGTCGCAGAGCGGGAAGTTCGCGGCGCAGATGGCGCGGTCGGGATCGTCCGACGTGTCCCTCCGGCTGTTCCTTGACGGTCACGAGCGGACGACGGGCGGATCGACCTCCCTGCTCTACCAGCTGGGCACGGTGTCCCGTCTCGCCGACACGGCGTCCAGCCTGTTCGCCCAGGCGACGGAGCAGAAGAACGTCGCGGCCGCGCTCAGCGAGCAGGCGGCCGCGGCGAAGAAGGTGCGCGACAAACTCGCCGCGGACGCCGAGAAGGCGCTCGAGGCGGCGCAGGAGGCGAAAGCCGCCGCCGACGCGAAGGTGGCCGACGAGCAGTCCCACGCCAACACCCTGTACGCCCAGCTGGCGACCCTGAAGAACACGCAGGCGGCCACCGAGAAGAGCTATGCGGAGGGCGAGGCGGCACGTCAGGCCGCCGAGGCCGCGGCGAACCCGGGCGGAGGCGCCGACGGCTCCGCGCCGCCTCCCGGCATCGTCGTGGACCCCGCTGCCGCGCAGGCGTACGCCGCGAGCCGGCTGGGGGCGTTCGGCTGGGGAGGCGACCAGATGGACTGCCTCATCAAGCTCTGGAACCACGAGTCCGGCTGGCGCGCGGACGCCTACAACACCTCGAGCGGCGCATACGGCATCCCACAGGCCTGGCCGGGCAGCAAGATGGCGAGCGCCGGCGCCGACTGGATGACCAACGCGAACACTCAGATCAACTGGGGACTCGACTACATCAACCGCGCGTACGGGTCGCCGTGCGCGGCGTGGACGTTCGAGATGAGCCACGACCCGAACTGGTACTGACGGTCGCTGCCCGTGACGCGGAACGCGCCGCCTCCCGAGGGAGACGGCGCGTTCCGCATCGTGTGGGTGCGGGGCCGGGTCAGCTGGCCGGGGTCTGCGGCGCCGTGCCGCGCGAGCGGCGGCGACGGCGGCGCGGGGCGCTGTTGCCGTCGCGGTGCTGGGAGCCGCCGCCGTCGTGCGTGCCGGTCGCGGCCTGCTGGTCGTCCCCGGTCGCCGAGCCGGAGGCCGAGGGTGCGACCGCTGCGCCCTCGGTGTGGCCCTGGCCGCCGCGCGTGCGGTTGCGGCGACGGCTGCTCGAAGCACCCTCGCCGCCCTGGCGGGCCGGACCGGTCGAGTCGCGCCGGCCACCCTGCTGGTTCTCGGGGGCCTTGACCGCCGGAGTCGACTTCAGGCGGCCCTTGGCGCCCTCCGGGATGTCCAGGTCGCTGTAGAGGTGCGGTGAGGACGAGTAGGTCTCCACCGGCTCCGGCTGGCCGAACTCGAGGGCGCGGTTGATGAGGGCCCACTTGTGCAGGTCCTCCCAGTCCACGAACGTCACGGCGATACCGGTCTTGCCCGCGCGGCCGGTGCGGCCGGCGCGGTGCAGGTAGGTCTTCTCGTCGTCCGGGATGGTGTGGTTGATGACGTGCGTCACGTCGTCGACGTCGATGCCGCGGGCGGCGACGTCGGTGGCGATCAGGATGTCCTTCTTGCCCGCCTTGAACGCGGCCATCGCGCGCTCGCGCTGCTCCTGATTGAGGTCGCCGTGCACGGCCGCCGCATTGAAGCCGCGGTCGTTGAGCTCCTCCACCAGCTTGGCTGCGGCGCGCTTGGTGCGCGTGAAGATGACGGTCTTGCCGCGGCCCTCCGCCTGCAGGATGCGCGCGACGACCTCGTCCTTGTCGAGCGAGTGGGCGCGGTAGATGAGGTGCTTGATGTTCGCCTGCACCTGGCCCTCGTCGGGGTCGGTGGCGCGGATGTGGATGGGCCGGGTCATGAAGCGGCGCGCGAGCGCGACGATCGGGCCGGGCATCGTGGCCGAGAACAGCATGGTGTGCCGGGTGGCCGGGGTCTGCGCGAACAGCTTCTCGATGTCGGCGAGGAAGCCGAGGTCGAGCATCTTGTCCGCCTCGTCCAGCACCATCTCGCGCACGTTGGCGAGGTTCAGGAGGCGCTGGCCGGCCAGGTCGAGCAGGCGGCCGGGCGTGCCGACCACGATCTGCGCGCCGGCCTTGAGCTGGGCGATCTGGCCCTCGTACGCCTTGCCGCCGTAGATGGCGGCGATGGCGGTGCTGCGGTTGGAGGCGGCCTGCTCGAGGTCCTCGTGGACCTGGACGGCGAGCTCGCGGGTCGGCACGACGACGAGCGCCTGCACGCCGGGCGCGGGTTCGAGGCCGAGGCGCTGGATGATCGGGAGGCCGAAGCCGAAGGTCTTGCCGGTGCCGGTCTTCGCCTGGCCGATGATGTCCTGGCCGGTGAGCGCGAGCGGGATGGTCTGGGCCTGGATGGGGAACGGTTCGATGATCCCCTTGGACGCGAGAGCGTCCACCATGTCCTGGTCGATGTTCAGTTCGGAGAAAGTCACGTGTGAAATTGCCTGTCGGTTCGTTCGGAGGTCTACGCCCTGTTCTTGTCGCAGGCGCAGGGCCGTCGATCCTTCGCCGACGGCACCACAAGCCTACTGGACCTCCCCGTTACACTGCTGTACGTGACAACCTGGTTCACCCGTCGGCGCCCCCCTGTCGAGCTTCCCCGCCTCGCTGCGCGCGCGCCGAAGGCGCCCGCCGTCCGGGTCGACCTGCACGAGGTGATGCCCGACCTGCTGCCGTACCTCGGCCAGGCGGCGTACCTGCAGCTGGAGCAGTTCCAGACGCTGTCGACGGTCGCGGCGGCGGCGGAGGGGCTGAAGGCGACAGAGGCCGTCGCGGCGGCCGCGGGCCTCGCGCTCTCGAAGCACCAGGGGATCGTGGCGGAGATCCGCCGCAGGGGCGACGACCCGACAGAGGCGATGCGCCCGTTCGCGGTCGAGATCGAGGGCTTCCGGTCGACGCTCGTCGGCGCGGACTGGAGGGAGACGCTGCTCGCCGCCCTCATGACGGGCGGACTGCTCGACGACTTCTTCATCCGGCTGGCCGGCGGGCTGCCGGGCGACGTCGGGCCGCGCGTCTCCCAGCTTCTCGGCTCCGACTCCGGTCAGGACGCGCTGCTCGACATCCTGCGCGAGGAGATCGGCGCGGACCCGCGCCTGGCGTCGCGCCTGGCGATGTGGGGGCGCAGGCTCGTCGGCGACACCCTGCTGGTCGCGCGCTCGGCGCTGCACCTCTCGGGGAATGCCGCGACGGACGAGGAGCGGATCGAGCCGATCTTCACCGAGCTGATCGCTGCGCACACCCGGCGGATGGACGCGCTCGGCCTCACCGCCTGACGCGGGCGCCATCCGCTCCGGAGTTCTTCACGCAACACGCCGTGCGCGGGCGTGCTCAACTCAGGAGGCGATGGCGGCGGGAGGCGAGAACGCGCCCCAGCTCAGCGGACGACGGCGCCGCGGGCGAGCGTGTGCAGCAGCTTGTCGTCGTGGGCGTTGCGGACGCGTCCGATCACCAGGTCGGCGACGGCTGTGATCGCGATGGTCCCGAGCAAGGTGATCCACCAGATCCAGCCGCCGTCCCACTTCAGGCCCGCCCAGGTGAGGGCGACCCAGAGGATGCACGCGACGCTCACTCCGAGGGCCGGGATGAGAACGGAGCCGTGGGTGTGGCGGTTGGGGAGCAGGTAGCGCGCGGCGAGGCCGATGATGGCGCCGGCGAGCGCGACGAAGAGCAGTTCCACGAGACGGGAATCTAGCCGACGAAGCCGATGCGGCGCGACTCCTCCGTGCCGAGCTCCACGTAGGCGATGCCCGCGGTCGGCACGATGTAGTGCCGGCCCTTGTCGTCCGTGAGGCGCAGGATGCCGGTGCCGTCGGACAGGCCGGACTGCACCTGCTCTGCGAGCTCGTCGGCGGACTGCGCCGACTCGAAGCTGAGCTCGCGGGGAGCGTTGACGATTCCGATGCGGATCTCCACGTACGTACCTTTCGACGTCTCCGGCTGGTGTGAGTTCAGACTACGGCACACGGCTCTCCGGGTCCGGTCGCGTTCTCTGTCGGCGGACGCCCTTAGCGTGGATGACATGACCACCAGAGGCTTCCTCCCGCGCTCCGAGCGCACGGCGGGCGGCCTCGACGGCGCCGCAGCGGCGGGCGGCGACGCATCGCTCGACCCGTCGCAGGCGGAGGTGCTCGCCCTGCCGGACGGCACGTCCGCCGCCGTGCTCGGCGCGCCCGGCACGGGGAAGACGACGACCCTGGTGGAGGCGCTGGCCGAGCGGGTGCTGGTGCGCGGCTACGCGACGGGCGAGGTGCTGGCGCTCAGCGCATCCAGGGCCGCGGCGACCGCGCTCCGCGACCGCATCGCCCTCCGGCTCGGCGTGCCGACGCGCGGCCCGCTCGCCAGGACGGCGACCTCGCTCGCGTTCCAGCTCGTCGGCGAGCGGGCGCGACGGACGGGGGAGGAGCCGCCACGGTTGCTCACCGGCGGCGAACAGGACCAGATCGTCGCCGAGCTGCTCGCAGGGCACCTGGAGGACGGCACGGGACCGGTCTGGCCGGAGCCGCTCGGTCCCGAGGTGCGCACGCTGCGCGGCTTCCGAACGGAGCTCCGCGAGCTCATCGGGCGCTGTGCTGAGCGCGGGATCTCGCCGTCGCGGCTCTCGGAGCTGGGAGCGATCGCCGGACGGGACGAGTGGCGGGCTGCCGCGCGTTTCATCGCGGAGTACCAGGGCGTGCTCGACAGCTATCGCGGCGGGTTCGTGGACGCGGCGGAGCTCATCGCGTCGGCGGTCGCCGTCGTCGCCGGCGGCAGCGCGCTGGACGAGCTGCGGGTCGTCTTCGTCGACGACCTGCAGGAGGCCACCGTGGCGACGGTCGCGCTGCTGCGCGCGCTCGCGGCCCGCGGTGTCGCCGTGGTCGCGTTCGGCGACCCCGACGTGGCAGCGACGACGTTCCGCGGCGCGGAGGCGACGGCGCTCGGCCAGCTCGAGGGCAGGCTCGGCGTCCCGGTGACCCGCTTCGTCCTGTCGACCGCTCACCGGCAGACGCCAGCGCTGCGCGAGCTCACCGCCCGCGTCACCGAGCGCATCGGGACGGCGGCGGCCGGCGTGCAGCGGGTGGCCTCCGCCGGGCGCGAGGCCGACGGCGAGCGGCCGGAGGTGCTGGTGATCAGCGCGTCCTCCGCGCCGGCCGAGGCGGCGCGGCTCGCCCGCAAGCTGCGCGAGCGGCGGCTGCTCGACGGCGTGCCGTGGAGCGAGATGGCCGTCGTGGTCCGCAGCGGCGCGCACATCCCCGGCCTCGCCCGGGCGCTCGCTGTCGCCGAGGTGCCGACCACGACGAGCATCGCAGGCAGGGCGCTGCGCGATGATTACGCGGCGCGCCAGCTCATCCAGATCGCCGGTGTCCAGCTCGGCGCGGTCGAATTGACCCCGGAGACGGCCACCGAGCTGCTCCTCGGGCCGTTCGGCGGCCTCGACGGCGTGAGCCTGCGCCGGCTGCGACTGGCGCTGCGCCAGGAGGAGCTCGCGGGCGACGGCAACCGGTCGGGGGACGACCTCCTCGTCGACGCGCTGGCGACGCCTGCGCACCTGGCGACGATCGACTCCTCTCCGGCCCGACTGGCGGCTCGGCTGGCGGAGACGCTGCGCTCGGGGGCCGAGAAGGCAGGCGCAGGCGCCACCATCGAGGAGCTGCTCTGGCACGCCTGGGAGCGCAGCGGGCTCGCGGGGCGCTGGCTGGAGCAGTCCGAGCGCAGCGGCATCGTCGCGGACGAGGCGAACCGGCACCTTGACGGTGTCGTGGCGCTGTTCACCGCCGCCCGGCGCTTCGTGGAGCGCTACCCGGAGCGTCCCGCATCCGACTTCGTCGTCGAGCTGCTCGGCGCCGAGGTTCCGGAAGACACGCTCGCCGCGCAGACCGCGGGCGACGCCGTGCTCGTCTGCACCCCGAGCGCGACGGTCGGGCGGGAATTCGAGGTCGTGGCGGTCGCCGGCCTGCAGGAGAGCGTCTGGCCGAACCTGCGGCTGCGGGGCTCCCTGCTGCACCCGCAGGATCTCGAGGACGCGCTGGAGGGCCGGGAGACCGAGACGGCGGACGAGCGCGCGGAGGTGCTCGGGGACGAGCTGCGGATGTTCGCGCTCGCGGTGTCACGGGCGCGCGGTCAGGTCATCCTCACGGCCACCGCGAACGACGACGAGCAGCCCTCTCCGTTCCTGCGCCTGCCCGGCGATGTCGCCGTGGAGGACGTCGACGACGGCATCCACCCGCTGTCCCTGCGCGGGATGACCGGACGGCTGCGTCGCCGGCTGGTGACGACGGGTGCGCCGGACGCCGCGGAGGCGCTCGCCCGCCTGGCCGGCGCGGGTGTCGAGGGGGCGGACCCCGCGGAGTGGTACGGCCTCGCCGAGCCGTCGACCACCGAGCCGCTGGTCGACCTCGACGACGAGGAGGCGATGGTGAGGGTCTCGCCGTCGCGTCTCGCGACCTACGAGAAGTCGCCGCTGGCTTGGTTCGTGGACGAGATGGCCGCCTCGCCGAGCGGGCTCGCCGCGGGCATCGGCACGGTCGTCCACGCCGTCATGGAAGAGGCGGACGAAGCCGAGGACATCAGCGTCGAGAGCCTGTGGACGGGGATCGAGAAGCGCTGGGCCGAGCTCGCGTTCGAGTCGCCGTGGATCGAGGAGCGCGAGCGCCGGCGCACGCGCTCGCTCGTGGCCGGGGTCTCGGAGTACCTGCGCGACTTCGGCCGCGCGGGCGGGGAACTGCTCGGCTCGGAGGGCGAGTTCGTGCTGGAGCTCGGGCGTGCGCGCATCAGCGGCAAGATCGACAGGGTCGAGCGGACTCCGGACGGCACGGTCGTCATCGTCGACTTGAAGACCGGCAGGAGCGTGCCCAGCGCCGCCGAGGCCGCGGAGCACGCGCAGCTCGGCGCGTACCAGCTGGCGCTCGAGC
It encodes the following:
- a CDS encoding PHP domain-containing protein — translated: MADERRFRGPVDLHTHSSVSDGTETPAELVRAAAAAGLGTVAITDHDSTAGWLDAAATGAQVGVTVIPGMELSTRVEFASVHMLGYLFDPANEALVAETTRIRDGRMRRAEDMVRRIAQDYDITWDDVLAQATEGATVGRPHIADALVARGLAEDRSAAFAGILHWRSGYFQPHYAPEPLTGVRLIREAGGVPVLAHPATGSRGSVIPENRLRRLVDAGLFGLELDHRENRQEGVAQLRAYAARYGLAITGSSDYHGAGKPNRLGENTTDPAVVDRMIEEATGAAPFYA
- a CDS encoding DEAD/DEAH box helicase; translation: MTFSELNIDQDMVDALASKGIIEPFPIQAQTIPLALTGQDIIGQAKTGTGKTFGFGLPIIQRLGLEPAPGVQALVVVPTRELAVQVHEDLEQAASNRSTAIAAIYGGKAYEGQIAQLKAGAQIVVGTPGRLLDLAGQRLLNLANVREMVLDEADKMLDLGFLADIEKLFAQTPATRHTMLFSATMPGPIVALARRFMTRPIHIRATDPDEGQVQANIKHLIYRAHSLDKDEVVARILQAEGRGKTVIFTRTKRAAAKLVEELNDRGFNAAAVHGDLNQEQRERAMAAFKAGKKDILIATDVAARGIDVDDVTHVINHTIPDDEKTYLHRAGRTGRAGKTGIAVTFVDWEDLHKWALINRALEFGQPEPVETYSSSPHLYSDLDIPEGAKGRLKSTPAVKAPENQQGGRRDSTGPARQGGEGASSSRRRNRTRGGQGHTEGAAVAPSASGSATGDDQQAATGTHDGGGSQHRDGNSAPRRRRRRSRGTAPQTPAS
- a CDS encoding ferritin-like fold-containing protein, whose amino-acid sequence is MTTWFTRRRPPVELPRLAARAPKAPAVRVDLHEVMPDLLPYLGQAAYLQLEQFQTLSTVAAAAEGLKATEAVAAAAGLALSKHQGIVAEIRRRGDDPTEAMRPFAVEIEGFRSTLVGADWRETLLAALMTGGLLDDFFIRLAGGLPGDVGPRVSQLLGSDSGQDALLDILREEIGADPRLASRLAMWGRRLVGDTLLVARSALHLSGNAATDEERIEPIFTELIAAHTRRMDALGLTA
- a CDS encoding DUF3107 domain-containing protein, which codes for MEIRIGIVNAPRELSFESAQSADELAEQVQSGLSDGTGILRLTDDKGRHYIVPTAGIAYVELGTEESRRIGFVG
- a CDS encoding ATP-dependent DNA helicase yields the protein MTTRGFLPRSERTAGGLDGAAAAGGDASLDPSQAEVLALPDGTSAAVLGAPGTGKTTTLVEALAERVLVRGYATGEVLALSASRAAATALRDRIALRLGVPTRGPLARTATSLAFQLVGERARRTGEEPPRLLTGGEQDQIVAELLAGHLEDGTGPVWPEPLGPEVRTLRGFRTELRELIGRCAERGISPSRLSELGAIAGRDEWRAAARFIAEYQGVLDSYRGGFVDAAELIASAVAVVAGGSALDELRVVFVDDLQEATVATVALLRALAARGVAVVAFGDPDVAATTFRGAEATALGQLEGRLGVPVTRFVLSTAHRQTPALRELTARVTERIGTAAAGVQRVASAGREADGERPEVLVISASSAPAEAARLARKLRERRLLDGVPWSEMAVVVRSGAHIPGLARALAVAEVPTTTSIAGRALRDDYAARQLIQIAGVQLGAVELTPETATELLLGPFGGLDGVSLRRLRLALRQEELAGDGNRSGDDLLVDALATPAHLATIDSSPARLAARLAETLRSGAEKAGAGATIEELLWHAWERSGLAGRWLEQSERSGIVADEANRHLDGVVALFTAARRFVERYPERPASDFVVELLGAEVPEDTLAAQTAGDAVLVCTPSATVGREFEVVAVAGLQESVWPNLRLRGSLLHPQDLEDALEGRETETADERAEVLGDELRMFALAVSRARGQVILTATANDDEQPSPFLRLPGDVAVEDVDDGIHPLSLRGMTGRLRRRLVTTGAPDAAEALARLAGAGVEGADPAEWYGLAEPSTTEPLVDLDDEEAMVRVSPSRLATYEKSPLAWFVDEMAASPSGLAAGIGTVVHAVMEEADEAEDISVESLWTGIEKRWAELAFESPWIEERERRRTRSLVAGVSEYLRDFGRAGGELLGSEGEFVLELGRARISGKIDRVERTPDGTVVIVDLKTGRSVPSAAEAAEHAQLGAYQLALEHGAIASAGDLPPGGAKLLFVAKGVRGKAYREVAQERVDAEGLERLKARVAAAAAGMAGAEFAAVVDLGDRDPHAKYEYRIHLVPAVSA